One window of uncultured Erythrobacter sp. genomic DNA carries:
- a CDS encoding peptidylprolyl isomerase — protein MISLFRNFFQSKIGLPIFIGFLVLVGFAFAMADVSGSATFGGLTGDDKIVVVGNDDVSAVEMTSSMNSALRQAQAQNPTITMQQFIDSGALEDQLELIIDRYSIGMFAQDYGLRAGENLVNSELLQISAFQDLTGNFDRATYLAALQRQGITDEILRRDISDGMLAQQILSPAFAAPVMPEAVARQYAALVLERRRGSIGLIPGSEFAPDADPAEEELNTFYSENRSDYVLPERRTLRVATFGADSVTADLEPTAEQIAERYEANAELYDAGERRAVTSFVVPTQEAANALVARIRGGISLEAAAQEAGFNVSPGPLLERDELTSSTSAALADAVFAASEGSVADPARAALGWYVARVDDVEAIPARSLAEVRDDIAGALRREAQMEALAELSSRIEEMVNTGTSLTDVATGLGLEMTSFPDVTANGQVFGSPGQGIPPGLRPILDTAFQMSEGNPQLAELVPGVQFLIFDVADIVESDAPPIELIRDRVVRDWKQNEGNKAAREAADRILAAVRGGTALPEAMRAENAALGRIENVDLRRVDLLANAEQGIPTALVLMFSMAQNSTKILEDSANLGWYVVDLDAIETDPIEDNPDTLTQTREQLTPALVGEYNAQLTRAIRDEVGVERNEEAIEQLRATLTGAR, from the coding sequence ATGATTTCGCTGTTTCGCAATTTCTTCCAGTCCAAGATTGGCCTGCCGATATTTATCGGATTTCTCGTCCTTGTCGGTTTCGCCTTTGCGATGGCGGATGTTTCCGGTTCGGCGACGTTTGGCGGTTTGACCGGCGATGACAAGATTGTTGTCGTGGGCAATGACGATGTGTCTGCAGTCGAAATGACAAGTTCGATGAACAGCGCCCTGCGTCAGGCGCAGGCGCAAAACCCGACGATCACGATGCAGCAATTCATCGATAGCGGCGCGCTGGAAGACCAGCTTGAACTGATTATCGACCGCTATTCTATCGGCATGTTCGCTCAGGATTACGGCCTGCGCGCCGGCGAAAATCTGGTGAATAGCGAGCTGCTCCAGATTTCCGCTTTCCAGGATCTGACCGGCAATTTCGACCGCGCCACATACCTCGCCGCGTTGCAGCGACAGGGCATAACTGACGAGATTTTGCGGCGCGACATTTCGGACGGGATGCTGGCTCAGCAAATCCTCAGCCCTGCCTTTGCTGCACCCGTGATGCCCGAAGCTGTGGCGCGCCAATATGCCGCTTTGGTGCTTGAGCGGCGGCGCGGTTCGATCGGACTTATCCCCGGCAGCGAATTCGCGCCGGATGCCGATCCGGCCGAGGAAGAGCTCAACACATTCTACAGCGAGAACCGTTCTGACTACGTGCTGCCCGAACGGCGGACTTTGCGCGTTGCAACCTTTGGCGCGGACAGCGTGACCGCCGATCTCGAACCGACTGCAGAGCAGATCGCTGAACGTTACGAAGCCAATGCCGAGCTTTACGATGCGGGCGAGCGGCGCGCGGTTACGTCCTTTGTGGTCCCGACGCAGGAGGCCGCCAATGCGCTGGTCGCCCGTATCCGCGGCGGCATTTCACTCGAAGCCGCAGCGCAGGAGGCGGGCTTCAACGTTTCTCCCGGCCCCTTGCTTGAACGCGACGAACTGACCAGCTCAACCAGCGCCGCTCTGGCAGACGCTGTCTTTGCCGCGAGCGAAGGCAGTGTTGCCGATCCGGCACGCGCGGCACTGGGCTGGTATGTGGCGCGCGTCGATGATGTCGAGGCAATTCCTGCACGCAGCCTTGCCGAAGTGCGCGACGATATCGCAGGGGCATTGCGGCGGGAAGCGCAAATGGAAGCCCTTGCCGAACTGAGCAGCCGGATCGAAGAAATGGTCAACACCGGCACGTCGCTCACCGATGTGGCGACGGGGCTTGGTCTTGAAATGACCTCTTTTCCCGATGTGACCGCCAATGGCCAGGTGTTCGGATCGCCGGGTCAGGGGATTCCTCCCGGCCTGCGTCCGATTCTGGATACGGCTTTCCAGATGAGCGAAGGCAATCCGCAACTCGCTGAGCTGGTGCCGGGAGTGCAGTTCCTGATTTTCGACGTGGCGGACATTGTTGAAAGCGATGCCCCTCCGATTGAACTCATCCGCGACCGCGTCGTCCGCGATTGGAAGCAAAACGAAGGCAACAAGGCGGCGCGTGAGGCTGCGGACCGTATCTTGGCCGCTGTGCGCGGAGGAACCGCTCTGCCCGAGGCAATGCGGGCAGAGAACGCCGCACTCGGCCGGATCGAAAATGTCGATCTTCGCCGCGTCGACCTGCTTGCCAATGCCGAGCAGGGCATTCCGACTGCGCTCGTCTTGATGTTCTCGATGGCGCAGAACTCGACCAAGATCCTTGAGGATTCGGCTAATCTTGGTTGGTATGTGGTCGATCTTGACGCGATTGAGACCGATCCGATCGAAGACAATCCCGATACGCTCACCCAGACCCGCGAGCAGCTTACCCCGGCGCTGGTTGGCGAATACAACGCACAGCTGACCCGCGCGATCCGCGATGAAGTCGGCGTTGAGCGAAACGAAGAGGCAATCGAGCAATTGCGCGCGACGTTGACCGGCGCGCGCTGA
- the trpE gene encoding anthranilate synthase component I, whose protein sequence is MTSPARLENAQAAAQALASGKPALVWRRVVADSDTPVGAARRLIEPGRGDFLLESVEGGEVRGRYSLLGLDPDLVFRASESAAAINRTWKSDREAFEACEGDALSELRTLAAQCRIDVPDALPPALACLVGYFGYETIGLVETLPRAPQSELALPDMLFVRPTVILIFDSLSDQLYCVAPIWSASDPARSIEEAGDRIDETLRTLARPRPDQPRLSGDVAEPELTPVMQGEDYKGLVGRAKDYILAGDVFQVVLAQRFTCPFELPPLELYRSLRRVNPSPFLYFLDLPGFAIVGSSPEILVRVRDGEVTIRPIAGTRPRGENRAEDDANEASLLADPKERAEHLMLLDLGRNDVGRVAQQGSVEVTDSFTIERYSHVMHIVSNVVGELAGDKDALDALFAGFPAGTVSGAPKIRACEIIAELEPETRGAYAGGVGYFAPDGSVDSCIVLRTAVVKDGVMHVQAGAGIVADSEPDYELAECRAKAGALIAAAKEAVRIASEPEFGQ, encoded by the coding sequence GTGACGTCCCCCGCCCGCCTGGAAAACGCTCAAGCCGCAGCGCAAGCCCTTGCCAGCGGCAAGCCCGCGCTGGTGTGGCGGCGCGTGGTTGCGGATAGCGACACGCCCGTAGGCGCAGCTCGGCGCTTGATCGAGCCGGGGCGCGGCGACTTCCTGCTCGAATCGGTCGAAGGCGGCGAGGTGCGCGGGCGTTACAGCCTGCTTGGCCTCGACCCTGATCTGGTCTTCCGCGCCAGCGAGAGCGCGGCCGCGATCAACCGCACTTGGAAAAGCGACCGCGAGGCGTTTGAGGCGTGCGAGGGCGATGCGCTGTCCGAATTGCGCACACTCGCCGCGCAGTGCCGGATCGACGTGCCTGACGCTCTGCCGCCTGCCCTCGCCTGCCTGGTCGGCTATTTCGGCTACGAGACTATTGGCCTTGTCGAAACGCTCCCCCGTGCGCCGCAAAGCGAGCTTGCGCTGCCCGACATGTTGTTTGTGCGGCCCACCGTGATCCTGATCTTCGATAGCCTTTCGGACCAGCTCTATTGCGTCGCACCGATCTGGAGCGCCAGCGATCCGGCGCGGTCAATTGAAGAAGCAGGCGATCGCATCGACGAAACTCTGCGCACCCTCGCTCGCCCCCGCCCTGACCAACCGCGCCTCTCCGGCGATGTTGCCGAACCGGAACTGACGCCGGTGATGCAGGGGGAAGACTACAAGGGGCTGGTCGGCCGCGCGAAGGACTACATTCTGGCAGGCGATGTCTTTCAGGTGGTGCTGGCGCAGCGCTTTACCTGCCCGTTCGAGCTGCCTCCGCTGGAACTCTACCGCAGCCTGCGCCGGGTTAACCCCTCGCCCTTCCTCTATTTCCTCGACCTGCCCGGCTTTGCGATTGTCGGGTCCAGCCCTGAGATCCTCGTCCGCGTGCGCGACGGCGAAGTCACAATACGGCCCATCGCCGGCACGCGGCCTCGTGGGGAAAATCGCGCGGAAGACGACGCCAACGAAGCCTCGCTGTTGGCTGACCCCAAGGAACGCGCAGAACACCTCATGCTGCTCGATCTGGGCCGCAACGATGTTGGCCGCGTCGCGCAACAGGGCAGCGTCGAAGTCACCGACAGCTTCACCATTGAGCGCTACAGCCACGTCATGCACATCGTCTCCAATGTTGTTGGAGAGTTGGCGGGCGACAAAGACGCGCTCGACGCTTTGTTCGCAGGCTTTCCCGCAGGCACCGTGTCAGGCGCGCCCAAGATCAGAGCCTGCGAGATCATCGCCGAACTCGAACCCGAAACGCGCGGAGCCTATGCGGGCGGTGTCGGCTATTTCGCGCCTGACGGATCAGTGGATAGCTGCATCGTGCTGCGCACAGCCGTCGTCAAAGACGGGGTCATGCATGTGCAAGCGGGCGCGGGGATTGTCGCTGATAGCGAGCCTGACTACGAACTCGCCGAATGCCGCGCAAAGGCAGGCGCTTTGATCGCCGCAGCAAAAGAAGCCGTACGCATCGCCAGCGAACCGGAATTTGGACAATGA
- a CDS encoding phosphodiester glycosidase family protein: MKKYLLLIAPFGLTLTACEQQPEGEPVVRTELGEPVASSEPVEELVPTQAANPASACQPVTFEGVSLTHCIADPELHRISTGLAPASGENFGTIEAWAAGRNEGDIAFVMNGGMYDDALRPIGYYVQDRDRLAELNRADGDGNFFLKPNGVFFGTGGRWQLIETDTFLRTIGTRPEFGTQSGPMLVINGNLHPEIQDDGPSKALRNGVGVASDGKAHFVISNAPLSFGQLARFFRDELEVPNALFLDGNISSLWDPATGRMDSRRVGPLLVVEKVPGAEQ, translated from the coding sequence ATGAAGAAGTACCTCCTCCTGATCGCCCCCTTTGGCCTCACCCTCACCGCCTGCGAACAGCAGCCCGAAGGCGAGCCTGTCGTGCGCACTGAACTGGGCGAACCGGTGGCGAGCAGCGAGCCCGTAGAAGAGCTTGTGCCAACGCAGGCCGCCAATCCCGCCTCAGCCTGTCAACCCGTGACATTCGAAGGCGTTTCGCTCACGCACTGCATCGCCGATCCCGAACTTCACCGGATCAGCACCGGCCTTGCGCCTGCGAGCGGTGAGAATTTCGGCACTATCGAAGCGTGGGCCGCTGGCCGCAATGAGGGCGACATCGCCTTTGTTATGAATGGCGGCATGTATGACGACGCGCTGCGTCCCATCGGCTATTACGTGCAAGACCGCGACCGGCTTGCCGAGCTCAACCGCGCGGACGGGGACGGGAACTTTTTCCTCAAGCCCAATGGCGTGTTTTTCGGCACTGGCGGCAGATGGCAGTTGATCGAGACCGACACGTTCCTGCGGACCATCGGCACTCGCCCTGAATTCGGCACGCAATCGGGGCCGATGCTGGTCATCAATGGTAATCTGCATCCGGAGATTCAGGATGACGGCCCATCAAAAGCCTTGCGCAATGGCGTCGGCGTGGCGAGCGACGGTAAGGCGCATTTCGTCATCTCGAACGCGCCCTTGAGCTTCGGCCAACTCGCGCGCTTCTTCCGCGACGAGCTGGAAGTGCCCAATGCGCTCTTCCTCGACGGCAATATTTCCTCGCTTTGGGATCCAGCAACAGGCCGTATGGATAGCCGCCGCGTCGGCCCGTTGCTGGTGGTGGAGAAAGTCCCCGGAGCAGAACAATGA
- the pip gene encoding prolyl aminopeptidase, protein MSNSNMIDYARTLYPEIEPYETGMLDVGEGHQLYYERVGTPGAKPAVFLHGGPGGGMAPSHRRQWDPSKYDVLLFDQRGCGKSLPFAEIENNDTWRIVADIERLREMCGHEAWQVFGGSWGATLALAYAQKHPERTTEIILRGVFLARQSEKGWLYNFGASQIMAEQWDAFTGLIPEDERGDLVKAYYERLTSDDEATRLEAAKQWSLWEGNVATLLPNESLLEEFADPSKAVPFARICARFFLEDFFLEEAQLVRDIDRIKDIPMVIVQGRHDICTPPTSAWEIKKALPEAELWMVADAGHSASEPGIIDGLVRATDKFA, encoded by the coding sequence ATGAGCAATTCCAACATGATTGACTACGCCCGCACGCTCTATCCCGAGATCGAACCCTACGAGACCGGCATGCTCGATGTCGGCGAAGGGCATCAGCTCTATTACGAGCGGGTTGGCACCCCGGGTGCGAAGCCTGCGGTGTTCCTGCATGGCGGTCCAGGAGGCGGCATGGCCCCCTCCCATCGCCGCCAGTGGGATCCCTCGAAATACGACGTGCTGCTGTTCGACCAGCGCGGCTGCGGCAAATCGCTGCCCTTTGCCGAGATCGAGAATAACGACACATGGCGCATCGTCGCCGATATCGAGCGGCTGCGCGAAATGTGCGGGCATGAGGCTTGGCAAGTGTTCGGCGGCAGCTGGGGCGCGACGCTTGCGCTCGCCTATGCGCAAAAGCACCCTGAGCGCACCACAGAGATCATCCTGCGCGGCGTCTTCCTCGCCCGTCAGAGCGAAAAGGGCTGGCTCTACAATTTCGGCGCGAGCCAGATCATGGCGGAGCAATGGGACGCCTTCACCGGCCTGATACCCGAAGACGAACGCGGCGATCTGGTGAAGGCCTATTACGAGCGCCTGACCAGCGACGACGAAGCCACACGGCTCGAAGCGGCCAAGCAATGGTCGCTGTGGGAGGGCAATGTCGCGACTTTGCTGCCCAATGAAAGCCTGCTCGAAGAGTTTGCTGACCCGTCCAAAGCCGTCCCATTCGCCCGCATCTGCGCGCGTTTCTTCCTCGAGGATTTCTTCCTTGAAGAAGCTCAGCTGGTGCGTGATATCGACCGGATCAAGGACATCCCCATGGTGATCGTCCAAGGCCGCCACGACATCTGCACCCCGCCCACCAGCGCGTGGGAGATCAAGAAAGCCCTACCCGAAGCGGAACTCTGGATGGTCGCGGACGCAGGCCACTCTGCGAGCGAACCGGGGATTATCGACGGGCTAGTGCGCGCGACCGACAAGTTTGCCTAG
- a CDS encoding aminodeoxychorismate/anthranilate synthase component II, with amino-acid sequence MSQILVIDNYDSFTFNLVHYLMELGAEVRVERNDALTAAQAVASNARGFLISPGPCTPNEAGISLDLVAACADAGKPLLGVCLGHQSIGQHFGGTVTRGGLMHGKTSPVTHDGTGVFADLPSPFTATRYHSLEVVDVPSSLVANAHAETPGGDHASVMGFRHETLPIHGVQFHPESIATEHGHALLANFLKICGVDARLPERLLP; translated from the coding sequence ATGAGCCAGATCCTCGTCATCGACAATTACGACAGTTTCACCTTCAACCTTGTCCACTATCTGATGGAACTGGGCGCAGAAGTGCGGGTGGAGCGCAATGACGCGCTTACCGCTGCGCAAGCTGTGGCTAGCAATGCCCGCGGGTTCCTGATCTCGCCCGGCCCCTGCACGCCCAATGAGGCGGGTATCAGCCTTGATCTGGTCGCGGCCTGTGCGGATGCGGGCAAGCCGCTGCTTGGCGTGTGTCTGGGCCACCAGTCCATCGGCCAGCATTTCGGCGGAACCGTCACGCGCGGCGGGTTGATGCATGGTAAGACTTCGCCGGTGACGCATGACGGGACCGGCGTGTTTGCAGACCTGCCCTCGCCTTTCACCGCGACCCGCTATCACAGCCTCGAAGTCGTCGACGTGCCCTCCTCGCTCGTTGCCAATGCCCATGCCGAAACGCCGGGCGGCGATCACGCCAGCGTCATGGGCTTCCGTCACGAGACGCTCCCCATTCACGGCGTGCAATTCCACCCCGAGAGTATCGCAACCGAACACGGCCACGCACTGCTAGCCAACTTCCTCAAAATCTGCGGCGTCGATGCGCGCTTGCCTGAAAGACTGCTTCCATGA
- the trpD gene encoding anthranilate phosphoribosyltransferase produces the protein MKTLPLAVPHMTETEAEEVFGWVLDGEASEEEIARFLLAMTERSETAEEIAGAARALRARLIPIEAPDGAVDCCGTGGDGHHTLNVSTAVSLVVAASGVPVAKHGNRAASSKSGAADTLEALGLDMEAAGRTAEKTLAEIGICFLFAKNHHPAMGRIQPIRLRIKKRTIFNLMGPLSNPAGVKRQLIGIARPGYVPIYAEAKARLGTERTYIVSGDEGLDELSLAGGNELADVEGNEFTMKRVDANMIGLPNSPVEAIRGDDAVHNAKALSALLGGNPGPYRDAVIFNAAATLMVAGAVEDWQVGADMAREALDSGRAKDLLAKWIELAK, from the coding sequence ATGAAGACCCTCCCGCTTGCCGTCCCGCATATGACCGAGACCGAGGCCGAGGAGGTGTTCGGCTGGGTGCTCGACGGCGAGGCGAGCGAGGAAGAGATCGCGCGGTTCCTGCTCGCCATGACCGAGCGCAGCGAGACGGCGGAAGAGATTGCCGGAGCTGCACGGGCCTTGCGCGCGCGGCTCATCCCCATCGAAGCCCCCGACGGCGCAGTCGATTGCTGCGGCACTGGCGGAGACGGGCACCACACGCTCAACGTGTCGACTGCGGTTAGCCTTGTAGTCGCCGCTTCGGGCGTGCCGGTGGCGAAGCACGGCAACCGCGCGGCTTCGTCCAAATCGGGCGCAGCGGACACTTTGGAAGCGCTCGGCCTCGACATGGAGGCCGCCGGGCGCACAGCGGAAAAGACGCTCGCCGAGATTGGCATCTGCTTTCTTTTCGCCAAGAACCACCATCCTGCGATGGGCCGCATCCAGCCTATCCGGCTGCGGATCAAGAAGCGCACGATTTTCAACCTGATGGGGCCGCTTTCGAACCCCGCTGGGGTCAAACGCCAGCTGATCGGCATTGCCCGCCCCGGCTATGTCCCGATCTATGCCGAAGCCAAAGCGCGTCTGGGCACTGAGCGGACCTATATCGTTTCAGGCGATGAGGGGCTGGACGAATTGAGCCTCGCGGGCGGTAACGAGCTTGCCGATGTCGAGGGCAACGAGTTCACCATGAAGCGCGTCGATGCGAATATGATCGGCCTGCCCAACTCGCCGGTGGAGGCCATTCGCGGCGATGATGCGGTGCATAATGCCAAGGCACTGAGCGCGCTGCTGGGCGGCAATCCCGGACCTTATCGCGATGCGGTGATCTTCAATGCAGCGGCGACTTTGATGGTCGCGGGCGCGGTTGAGGATTGGCAAGTCGGCGCGGATATGGCGCGCGAGGCGCTGGATAGCGGGCGAGCCAAAGATTTGCTCGCCAAATGGATCGAGCTTGCGAAATGA
- the trpC gene encoding indole-3-glycerol phosphate synthase TrpC, whose amino-acid sequence MNKLEEICAAKREEVAGRKASVSLAALETTARSQTSPRGFEAALRTRTQTGFALIAEVKKASPSKGLIRADFHPATHARDYEAGGAACLSVLTDAPYFQGHEDFLIAARSSCELPVLRKDFMVDPWQCTEARAIGSDAILVIVAALENSAMAEIEAAALEHGMDVLVEVHDEAEMERAATQLKSRLIGVNNRDLKTFTTSLATTERLAPLAPEGALLVGESGIATHADCERLAKSGVRTFLVGESLMRADDVAAATRALLEG is encoded by the coding sequence ATGAACAAGCTGGAGGAAATCTGCGCAGCCAAACGCGAGGAAGTCGCCGGGCGAAAAGCCTCTGTTTCGCTCGCCGCGCTAGAAACAACCGCGCGCAGCCAGACTAGCCCTCGCGGGTTCGAAGCGGCTTTGCGGACACGTACGCAAACCGGATTTGCGCTGATCGCCGAAGTCAAGAAGGCCAGTCCGTCCAAGGGCCTGATCCGCGCTGATTTCCACCCGGCCACCCACGCCAGAGATTACGAAGCGGGCGGCGCGGCGTGCCTCTCGGTCCTAACCGATGCGCCCTACTTCCAGGGCCATGAGGACTTTCTGATCGCTGCGCGCAGCTCGTGCGAATTGCCGGTGCTGCGCAAGGATTTCATGGTCGACCCGTGGCAGTGCACAGAAGCGCGCGCGATTGGCTCTGATGCTATCCTCGTCATTGTCGCCGCTCTTGAGAACAGCGCGATGGCGGAGATCGAGGCTGCGGCTCTGGAACACGGCATGGATGTGCTGGTCGAGGTCCATGACGAGGCCGAGATGGAGCGTGCTGCAACGCAGCTCAAAAGCCGCTTGATCGGTGTGAACAATCGCGATCTCAAGACCTTCACCACGTCGCTCGCAACAACCGAGCGCCTCGCCCCGCTAGCCCCCGAAGGCGCATTGCTGGTGGGCGAAAGCGGCATTGCGACGCATGCGGATTGCGAGCGATTGGCGAAGAGCGGCGTGCGCACCTTTCTTGTCGGTGAAAGCCTGATGCGCGCCGATGATGTCGCGGCGGCCACGCGGGCACTGCTCGAAGGCTGA
- the moaC gene encoding cyclic pyranopterin monophosphate synthase MoaC gives MNGLTHLSESGCAHMVDVGGKAATARVAVASGRIAMSSEALAAIRAGDAPKGDVLGTARIAAIMAAKRTGELIPLCHPLGLEAVSVEFDFEDSAIRATATASLTGKTGVEMEAMVAVSTALLTIYDMAKAIDKAMVIGEVRLIEKRGGKSGDWKAPAP, from the coding sequence ATGAACGGACTCACTCACCTCTCCGAAAGCGGCTGTGCGCACATGGTCGATGTCGGCGGAAAAGCAGCAACCGCGCGCGTTGCCGTCGCCTCGGGCCGGATTGCTATGTCGAGTGAAGCGCTAGCCGCGATCCGCGCAGGCGATGCTCCCAAAGGCGACGTGTTGGGCACTGCCCGCATCGCAGCCATCATGGCAGCCAAACGCACTGGCGAGCTGATCCCGCTGTGCCACCCGCTCGGCCTCGAAGCGGTGAGCGTCGAGTTCGACTTCGAAGACAGCGCCATTCGCGCCACCGCCACAGCATCGCTCACCGGCAAGACCGGCGTTGAGATGGAGGCGATGGTGGCGGTCTCGACCGCGCTGCTGACGATCTACGACATGGCCAAGGCGATCGACAAAGCGATGGTGATCGGCGAGGTCCGCCTGATCGAGAAGCGCGGCGGCAAGTCGGGTGACTGGAAGGCTCCAGCCCCATGA
- a CDS encoding molybdopterin molybdotransferase MoeA — protein MSLLPLEEAQARLLALVSKMPGESVAVEDALGRVLSGDLKAARTQPPADLSAMDGYAIAGAQGFAGPWELVGESRAGVPFAGSLSAGQATRISTGAHMPEGASSVLIQENATIADGKVSSDDPPPPGRHVRKRGFDFAQGDTVLHSGTRIGPAQLALAMSAGHAALEVARRPTVAILDSGDELARDPAQCGSDQIPASNGAMIAAMLAPLVGETMRLGPVGDDLDALAQALAKAEEADILITSGGASVGDHDLIQQALGDWGAQLAFWKVAIKPGKPLMVAKRGSQVVLGLPGNPVSSFVTCFLFGLPLARATLGMRECLPQALTMRAGEALPATGSRREFLRGVADRSEVRIAASQDSSALRALAEADCLIDRPVGSPETAAGEPVQVYPLHNG, from the coding sequence ATGAGCCTGCTACCTCTCGAAGAGGCGCAGGCACGCTTGCTCGCGCTTGTATCCAAGATGCCGGGCGAATCCGTCGCGGTTGAGGATGCTCTCGGGAGGGTGCTTTCGGGCGATCTGAAGGCTGCGCGCACTCAGCCTCCTGCCGACCTCTCGGCCATGGATGGCTATGCCATTGCCGGCGCACAGGGGTTTGCGGGGCCATGGGAGCTTGTCGGCGAAAGCCGCGCTGGCGTTCCGTTTGCTGGTTCGCTTAGCGCCGGACAGGCCACCCGCATCTCGACCGGCGCGCATATGCCTGAAGGCGCAAGCTCGGTCCTGATCCAGGAGAACGCTACTATCGCCGATGGCAAGGTGAGCAGCGATGATCCTCCCCCACCGGGCCGCCATGTGCGAAAGCGCGGCTTCGACTTCGCGCAAGGTGACACGGTGCTCCACAGCGGCACCCGCATCGGCCCTGCACAATTGGCGCTCGCGATGTCGGCAGGGCACGCCGCGCTCGAAGTTGCGCGCCGCCCGACCGTTGCGATCCTCGACAGCGGAGACGAGCTGGCCCGCGATCCCGCGCAATGTGGCTCCGACCAGATCCCTGCCAGCAACGGCGCGATGATTGCCGCGATGCTTGCGCCGCTGGTGGGTGAGACCATGCGGCTTGGACCCGTGGGAGACGATCTGGATGCGCTTGCGCAGGCGCTGGCCAAGGCAGAAGAAGCTGACATCCTCATCACCTCAGGCGGCGCGTCGGTGGGCGATCACGACCTGATCCAGCAGGCCTTGGGGGACTGGGGTGCGCAGCTCGCTTTCTGGAAGGTCGCGATCAAGCCGGGCAAGCCGTTGATGGTGGCAAAGCGGGGTTCGCAAGTTGTGCTCGGACTGCCGGGCAATCCTGTCTCAAGCTTCGTCACATGCTTTCTGTTTGGACTGCCGCTTGCGCGCGCCACGCTGGGGATGCGCGAGTGCCTTCCGCAAGCGCTCACGATGCGAGCAGGCGAGGCCCTGCCCGCAACCGGAAGCCGCCGCGAGTTCCTGCGAGGCGTTGCAGATCGCAGCGAAGTCCGCATCGCCGCATCGCAAGACTCCAGCGCCCTGCGCGCGCTTGCTGAAGCGGACTGCCTGATCGACCGGCCGGTCGGCTCGCCGGAAACAGCAGCCGGAGAGCCGGTTCAGGTCTATCCACTCCACAATGGCTGA
- the lexA gene encoding transcriptional repressor LexA: protein MLTAKQNELLRFIQKRLAETGISPSFEEMKEALDLKSKSGVHRLISALEERGFIRRLANRARALEVIKTPEDATPTPRATHAANDAAASVSTTMRQAPEPANDVIEIPLHGRIAAGAPIEALEGQNSLPVPAALLGPGEHYALEVSGDSMIEAGIFDGDFALVRRTDSARDGEIVVALVNGEEATLKYLHKDGGNIRLDPANAAYDPQIYGAAQVQVQGKLAGLLRRYH, encoded by the coding sequence ATGCTGACGGCAAAACAGAATGAACTGCTTCGCTTTATCCAGAAACGTCTGGCTGAAACGGGTATTTCACCGAGTTTCGAAGAAATGAAAGAGGCGCTTGATCTCAAGAGCAAGTCGGGCGTTCACCGCCTGATTTCGGCGCTTGAGGAACGCGGCTTCATCCGCCGCCTTGCCAACCGCGCGCGTGCGCTCGAGGTGATCAAGACGCCGGAGGATGCAACCCCCACCCCGCGCGCTACGCATGCTGCAAATGATGCAGCCGCGTCTGTTTCGACTACGATGCGGCAGGCTCCCGAACCTGCCAATGACGTTATCGAAATTCCGCTTCACGGTAGGATCGCTGCTGGCGCTCCGATCGAGGCGCTTGAGGGACAAAACTCGCTTCCGGTGCCTGCGGCTCTGCTTGGGCCGGGTGAGCACTATGCGCTTGAAGTGTCGGGCGATTCGATGATCGAGGCGGGCATATTTGACGGTGACTTCGCGCTTGTGCGCCGGACTGATAGCGCCCGCGATGGCGAGATTGTCGTGGCGCTCGTCAATGGCGAGGAAGCGACGCTCAAATACCTGCACAAGGATGGTGGTAATATCCGCCTTGATCCGGCCAATGCCGCTTATGATCCGCAGATCTATGGCGCGGCGCAGGTTCAGGTTCAGGGTAAGCTTGCAGGACTGCTTCGGCGCTATCACTGA